The genomic segment CAGAGCAAAGCAGTTGTTGGCaacaattaataaaaatttctcTACATTGGCCTTTTGTAGGCGTTATCTAGACCGCCTTGGGGAAACTAAGTATTTGATGGCACTGAAGAATTTGTGTGATGTTGGTATTATTCAGGTATGAATTGTTGTTTAAGAAACTTACACTATACTTCTTATggcaaaaaaaaaagtcaaCATTTTTTAGCTGCATTTATTTCTATGTTGGAAAATtaaactgaaaaatatgcaagcTTGGGCTTGATCTACAGTTACATATTGCATAAATTGAAATGATTTTTCTCCCAAGGTCTAATGTTCACAAGTATTTTTTCCCATAAATCTCAAAGTTGGTTTCACAACTATTATTCCGCACAATTGGAGTCTTGGCTAGCTCAAACCTGAGCCTCTCCCCTTAACCCTTTTGGGttaaaataaatgtttatgacaaaaaaaaaaaccaaaggaTCAATAGAAAAACTATAAAAATTAAAGCAATACTCCAGCTGAATCATCAAAACTAGGAGACAGATTTGTAATAGGTAGTCTCAGTTATTATGATGTTATCATGCAATTAATAATGTAGTGATTCTAGCCTTGAACTTGCGCTCGAGCTTGATGTGATCTAAATTTTCTTGTAACACCTGATTGAGAACTATCTAGCTAAAATAAGAAGCTATCAGTTGGCATGAGCTTATCAGCAATTTTAAATGTGGAGGAATGCTGGACAAAGTTGCCAAATGGTCCATTCTAAAGAATATAGAATAACCATAGAACGATTAGTGTTCATCTTGGGTGTAGGTATGTGTTCGCCAACTTACAATGTTGGGATACGGAAAATAAAATGTAATGGCCAATAGCTCTCCTCGTATATGAAATTCTGATGTTGCAGCTATTAAAAGATGGAAGACAATCAAACTTCAGTACTTGTTTGTGTGATGGATTCGGTTTTGCTAATATGGTCTCACCAAGAGAGAATATCAGACAAGGTGTAAAATATTAGTTGTATTGGTGTGATAGTAGTATAGAGATGAAGTGTACGTTCTCATAATCACGACCCAGATGAATGGTAAATCGAATCTTCAACAGTATAACAAACCAAAATTATTCTTCCCATTCCTTACACTTGCTTGAATTTCATCGTGGTAGCTTCATTATCCTGCATAGTAGAGTTGAACTTTGTCAGATAGATGTTTGATTGCGATTACTGCAACCTTTGATGATTATTGAGTTTTTTTTGCATGCATTTAGTGATCTAGCTTCCACCATAATTGGTTTATATCAAACTGATATATTAAATGTGTATTATATTGCGACTTTGACAGCCGTGCCCTCCTCTCTGCGACAGTAAGGGGAGTTATGTGGCTCAGTTCGAGCACACAATTTTACTTCGTCCTACTTGCAAAGAAGTTATATCGAGAGGTGAAGACTATTGAGATGAGGCCGAGAATTGCTGATATGACTTGGGAAAATACTGATGTAGTGTTAATATTGTTGACGTGTTCGATGTCTCATCAATACTCCCCtgaaaattgattaaatttgaaaaacaaGTGTCAGttaatgaaataaaatagagaATTGACTTACAACATGACCAATAATGGAAAGTGTGCAAATTACAGAACCAAAATACTGCTAATTCTGTGAGGGTCGCAAAGACGTCAAATATCCATTATTCTAAGCTCAAAATAACACGAGTGatacaaaaatatatttaagcATAATATCCTAGACTCTAATATTGAATAATAAGGAGACAGTTTTGGTGTCCTATCCCGATGTACCCAAAATATGTTGTGAAAGCAACACAGAAATCCACCAGTCCTCCACACGATGGACAGAGCACGACACAATCCTCTGTCTAACAAACTCCACATGTACAGGCCAAAGTATATACTTCGTGTGTTGGAGTTTTTTAAAcatcatatatatttatttcccTTTGTAATTGGAGTGGATTCGAAGGTTTCTTTGTCGACCAATTCAATGGGTAGTACTAGTTGAGAGCTTTGTCATATCATTACACCAATTCAATCTAGCTTGATGGACTTCCCAATTCCACATGCATGCATATGCTATGAGAGCAATGCAGTGGTAGACGCATTGGCTAATTCTTCTCTTAGACTCTCATTCCTTCTCAGAAGCACAACAGTTGATATGGATGAGACAGATTGATTTCTCGATCGCGTGTGAATTCTTCGATCATAAACTATGTCTTTTAATGGTAAATTACATTAGAAAATGGTTTGGTATTAGTCAAGGACATCTCCAATATGACATCAAAACAGGGGCACTCCAAATTTGGCGCAGGTTTTCCAGGGCCAAATTTGGTgcacttattttatttttttattttttaatgttattatttgtttttaaatattataaatattacttagattagattataatattttattattttaataattagaaatgtaaacataaaatttaaaaatatttaacaaaataaatttataaatagatttttaaataaataattttttaatatttaattaatgatttgatttaatgatttgatttaatgattttttagtGATTGTCGATGATCAtgtcaaatttcaaaaatttcttgGTCTATATAAAAAGATGAAAGATAGAAGTGCTCATCACTTCTCACTACaaaatgttttaattgattcAAATGTTTGAagttttatttaattcatttcTTATATTCAAGTTATTaatcaattttaataatttcgTGTTTTACTTCGTATTCTCTATATAatacaaataatatataataattaaatattaaacttAAATATTGTTATTTAcctttattaataatataattttgattatataacataaacattattataattatattgttgatttataaaaaaaatattatataaaaataaaaattaatatatgtaaaataaaatgaatattCCGAGAATATTGGTCtaagatttgaagtaaatgATTTGAGTAGTTGAATTTTGAGTTTAGtgcataaattatatttttcagtTTAAAATTTGCGCTACAATATAAGTAAGAGATGATTATCTAACcttaatcattttttttataaaaaagatgatatatttcaaatacacttaaaacttggttttttttaaaaaaaacattttttttattaaatctaTTTTCCTAAATATCACTGGAAAGGTAAATAGAGAATTTGGCATATAATGTTCTTAAATGGAATTGTGAGGAGTCTGAAGAGTGAGTGGTCATGGCGGCAGCTGTTACTGCTGCTACTCAATCCTTTCTTCGCTCGCGCTACACACTCCGCCGCCTGCATCTCTTAATCAAGACTAATTCCCATGGCCGCCTCTCCTTCCCCGTTTCCACCGTAACCAGCAACGGCAGCAGAATCATGTCTTCATCATCCTCAAGAAGAAGAACGCAATGCTACTGCACTGAGCAGGCCCAGGATAACGCTAAACCAACAGGAGCCGCGACGACAACATTGGAATCAGCGGGGAATGATGGGGATGCTGCCAATGATTCGAAGAACATTATAAAGGAAACGTGCAACACGTTGGACATACGGGTTGGGAGGATCGTCAAGGTATGGCGGCATGAAGAGGCCGATTCCCTCTATGTTGAGGAGGTGGATGTGGGCGAGCCAGAACCCAGAACCATATGCAGCGGCCTAGTCAATTACATTCCCATTAACCTTCTCCAGGTGAATCCATATTACCTTTATTTTGCATTTTTTATTCTTCCTTTCCTATTCGTAATCACTTGGTTTGATTCGATCTTGTTTGATTTCTTGCCCGATTGACTTGCGGGGTCCGCCCGCCTCAATTCTGTTTGTTATCGTCTCTTTCTTGTGTTCCTAGGCTGAAGAAATATACTTGACCGAAGGGACCGAATTTTACAGAGCCTTGTGTTTTATGCCCATTTGTTACCCTTTACCATTTGTCTGTACAGGACAGGAATGTGATAGTTCTTGCTAATCTAAAGCCTAGAAATATGCGTGGCGTGAAATCATCCGGGATGTTGATGGCGGCCTCTGATGAAGCACATGAGAAGGTTGAGCTTCTTGTGCCGCCTGAGGGTGCTGTACCTGGTGAAAGAGTGTGGTTTGGTTCTGAAGATGAGAAAGACAGCCTACCTGAGATTGCAACACCAAACCAGGTAAATTCTCCTGTTAAGATTCGTGATTGATTTATATTACATTTATG from the Primulina eburnea isolate SZY01 chromosome 3, ASM2296580v1, whole genome shotgun sequence genome contains:
- the LOC140827668 gene encoding uncharacterized protein codes for the protein MAAAVTAATQSFLRSRYTLRRLHLLIKTNSHGRLSFPVSTVTSNGSRIMSSSSSRRRTQCYCTEQAQDNAKPTGAATTTLESAGNDGDAANDSKNIIKETCNTLDIRVGRIVKVWRHEEADSLYVEEVDVGEPEPRTICSGLVNYIPINLLQDRNVIVLANLKPRNMRGVKSSGMLMAASDEAHEKVELLVPPEGAVPGERVWFGSEDEKDSLPEIATPNQVQKKKIWELVQPHLRTDDSCIAMLGLDHMRTSAGVIISESLRNAKIS